GTTTATTACGTCGATGTTCTCGTTCTTCAACTCGCGAACGATACCATGAATACGTGAACCTTTCATACCCACACAAGCACCTACCGGATCAATACGATCATCGTATGATTCAACGGCTACTTTAGCACGCTCGCCCGGTTCGCGAACAATCTTTTTAATGGTAATCAAGCCATCAAAAATCTCTGGTACTTCAAGTTCAAACAAACGTTGTAAAAACTCAGGTGCAGTACGTGAGATGATGATCTTAGGGTTGCTGTTCATCATATCTACCTTGTGTACAACAGCCTTAACGTTGTCGCCTTTTTTGAAGTAGTCGGCAGGGATCTGCTCAGATTTTGGCAGCAACAGCTCGTTACCTTCGTCGTCCAATACCAGAGTTTCTTTTTTCCAAACCTGGTAAACTTCGCCGGTAATGATCTCGCCTACGCGGTCTTTATATTTTTTGAAGATCTCGTCTTTCTCCAGTTCCAGAATTTTTGATACCAGCGTTTGGCGCGCAGCTAAAATAGCACGACGGCCAAAGCTTTCAAGGGTGATCTGCTCTACAAACTCGTCGCCAACTTCCAGATCAGGGTCAACTAAATGAGCTTCGGCCAATTCAATCTCCAGGTCATCATCCTCACTAAAGCCATCTTCCATTATAGTACGGGTACGCCATATCTCCAAGTCACCGTTATCCGTGTTCACAATTACGTCGCAATTCTCATCGGTGCCATATTTTTTACGGATCATGCTTCTGAATACATCTTCCAGAACGCTCATCATAGTTGGGCGGTCGATGTTTTTGAAGTCCTTAAACTCCTGAAAGGACTCTATCAAATTAATACTGCTCATTTTACTTGAATGATATTAAAACTTTTATTTCCTTGATCTGCTCCATCGGCAGCAATGTTTCTACTAACTGGGCTTTTTTGCCTTTTTCTTTTACCGTTTCCTCAATTACGATGCCCTCGCCGGTTACATTTAGCAGTTTGCCTTCCTTTTTGTTACCATCCGGTGTTTTTACGGAAACTTGACGGCCAATGTTCTTAACATATTGACGTACAAGCAACAGCGGGCTATCAATCCCTGCTGATGATACTTCCAGGTTGTAGGCATGCTCTATCGCATTTTCTTCTTCCAGCTTAAAGCCAACGTAACGGCTCACGGCGGCGCAATCATCAATCCCGGCACCTTTATCGCCATCAAGCGCAATGCCGATGCGATTGCCAGCCGGACTGATCTTTACTTCAACCACAAAAAGGTCGGGCCTGTTAATTTCTTCAATTTTTTCTTCGGCCAGTGCCTTAACACGTTGTTCAATATTCATATAGCCGTTAATACAGGTAAAATAAAAGAGGGGGCTACCGCCCCCTCTCCGTCTTTTCGATTTTCAATTATGCAAATGTAGAAAATTATTTTGCAAAGTGCAAGAGGGGAGGCGGTTAAAGATTTGGGTGTGAGAAGGGAAGTGAAAAGTTAAAATTAAAAAGGAAGAACGGGCAATTCCGTAGATCCTGATAATTCGTTAAACTCTGGTTCAAAATCTCATCTCAATATATGCCGGCTGCCCTAACTTCCGGTGTTTAAAAACCATATCCAACGGCCCGTCATCCTCATTAAGCAAATAAAAGCGGGCGTTGTAATGCACATCTTTTTTAAAACCTGAATCAGGAGTGAAAATGATGAGGTGATTGGCGATGCTGTAACGGCCGATTAAAACGGGTTCAAAGGAGGCCGTATCTGCGGTGTCAGATTTTGTTACTGCCAGTAACGATTGCCATGCTTCCATCGGCATAGAATCGCGCGCAATGCCGTTTAATTCGATTTCAGAAAGACCAGAAACGGTTATCGATTTGCGGTCTTTACTAAGTGTAAGGCGAACGGGTGTAGATTTTTGCTTACAGGCTGTAATTAGGCATGTAAGCATTATAGTAATGATTATGAAATAGTTAAACTTGTGTTTGCAGGTCATTGATGCTGTTTTAAAACAATTTTAAAGCATTATTATTTAATAACCGTCAAAAATTAAGTTTGGCACCGGCTTTGTAAATATATTTACAGTCTTAAAATATCAACCTCAATACATATGAAAACTATGCAGATTAAAACCGCCATTATTGGTATGGCGATAGTAGCAGGCCTGGCCGGACCGGGTTGTAACTCTTTAACCAAAACCCAAAAAGGTGCTGCTATTGGTGCCGGCGCTGGTGGTACTATAGGTGCGTTTATTGGCAAAGCTGCCGGCAACACCGCACTGGGTGCTATTATTGGTGGTGCTGTGGGCGGTACTGCAGGCGCTTTCATCGGCCGTAACATGGACCGCCAGGCTAACGAGATTAAGCAAACCGTTCCGGGTGCCACTGTGGTGCGTCAGGGCGAAGGTATAATTGTGAAGTTTGATTCAGGTATTTTGTTTGATGTTGACAAAACCGGATTGAAACCTGCTGCACAAACTAACCTGACTCAATTGTCTAAATCCCTGGAAAACAATCCGCAAACTAACATCCTGATTGTGGGCCATACCGATGCTACCGGTAGCGATGAGCATAATATGGATTTGTCCATCCGTCGAGCCGAAGCCGTGAAATCATACCTGGTAAAAAATGGTGTGGACGGCTCTCGATTGAGTACACAGGGTAAAGGAAAAAACGAGCCAATTGCCGATAACAACACAGCTGATGGCCGTGCGCAAAACCGCCGCGTAGAAATTGCTATTGTGGCTAATGACCAGATGAAACAAGAAGCTAAACAGTCGGGCGAGTAAACCTAGCTCCAAATACGTTTAGGAAAAGAGGCTGTTTTCATACTTATGAGACAGCCTCTTTTTTTGTAATAAGTTGTTGTTATAGATAGCTGTGCTGCACCAGCCAGTTGGCAATTTTCTTAATGGTTTCCTCATGACGGTCAACCCCTTCTGACGCTGCAATTGCTTCTCCGTAGCTGCCGCCGGCTCTTAGATCAACGTTATAAGTTGCGGCGTCTTTATTGGTGCTGATTACACAATTTTCAACATACTTGGTACCGGCTTTAAAGGTAACGCGGGCAACTATTAATCCGCTGGGTAAAGCAAATTCATAGGCATCAAAGTCGCCGGCGGGACGGGTAATGTCTTTAAACGTGCCAATTTGCACGTCCTGAAAAATCTTGTGGTCTTTAACCGTTACATTAACCAGGGGGCTACGATGAACCAGGTTGTACTCAATTTGTACTTTAGGGTTCTTGCTCCTCAATGCTATTAACTCGTTCACTTTGGCCGCATCTAACTGATCGTTCACTACAATGCCGCTTTCGCCCATTAATTTAGCGAATGATTTTTCGGGACCAAGTTTACTCAGCCCCAAAATGGCTACCTGGCCAGAGGTAAGAAAGGTAAAACGATAATAAAAACCATCGCCATCGTTACGAGATGGGACAAAATCTGTAGCTATGGTAGCAATAACCAGTTTGGCACCGGCCATATTGTCTAACTCGTAAGAAGAGGTGAGGCCAAAGTTTCCTTTGTCTTTTATGCGTATCACTTTAGCAACGTCTTTTCCATCTACCTTAATGGTACCCGAATTGTAGTCAATCTTTTGGGCGAAAGCTGTACACGCGCTTATACTTAAGGCGGCAAACAGCGATAATTTTTTGATCATATTTGTGAAATAATTTAGATGTGCTGAAGATAGGGCTTTAGTTAATAAAATCTTTTACGGTAGTATTAAATATTAAAGAGCTTAATCCATCCTTAACATGCTTTCGTCTCAAGCATCATCTGCCCGTTTACCCCAATATCAAACAATTGTGAACTCGGTATGGTTATCTAAATACCTATTTAACATCATACCAATATGAGTACAAATAATCATCAACCCGAAGAAAAAGGATTTTTTGAGAAGGTTAAAGACAGCATTGCCAGCCTGTGGGAGCATGGCACCGATGCCGCCGACGAAGTGCAGGAGAAGGCAGTCGAAAAAATGGACGAAGTAAAGGCAAAGTCTAAAGTCACCAGGGCGGCAGCCGAGCGGAAAGCCACAGAAATAAAGGCCGCAACCAACAAGAAAATGGCTGAAACGAAAGCAAAAGTGGCCAGCAAAACTGCCGAGGTAAGCACTGCTGCTAAAACTAAGGCTGCCAACTTAAAAGCCAAAGCCGTTAAAGAAATGGACCACGTTAAAGTAGAAGCTGCTAAAACGGCCGCAAACGTGAAGCAAGATGCGGCTAAAACTACAGCTAAAGTAAAAGCTACTGTTACAGCCGCTAAGAAAAAGGCAGCTGCCAAAGTAGAAAGTGCTGCCGATGCGGTGAAGAAAAAAGCAGCCGCGGCAAAGAAATAATACCTCTCCCCAGCCCTCTCCGAAGGAGAGGGAGCTATTGGCTTCTGAGGAGACATCACGATCGTAAAACAGAAACGGCATCGATGTATCGATGCCGTTCTACTAACTAAACTATTATCTTTATAACAGCCTCTCCCTTTGGAGGGAGCGGGCTGAGGCCGCTTTACAGAATCTCAAACTTGTAGCCAACGCCTTTTACGGTGGAAACATAGTTTTCGCCCAGTTTCTCGCGGATTTTGCGGATGTGTACGTCAATGGTACGGTTGGTTACCACTACAGAGTCTTCCCAAATGTTTTTCAGGATCACTTCGCGGGTGTAAACCTTGCCTGGTTTTGAGGCTAGCAGGTATAACAGCTCAAACTCTTTTTTAGCCAGTACAGTTTTCTGGCCTGCTTTGTAAACCAGGTAAGCTTCGCGGTCAATTACCAGGTCGCCAATTTCAAGTTTGTTGTCGGTAACTTCTTCCGGTGCGCTGTTGCGGCGCAGGATGGCGTTAATGCGGCTTACCAGTGCACGTGGCTTGATTGGCTTGGCAATGTAATCATCGGCGCCTACGTTAAAGCCGGCAATTTCAGAGTACTCTTCGCTACGGGCGGTTAAGAACACCATAAAGGTATTTTTAAACTCTGGCATGGTACGCATAATGCGGCATGCTTCGATGCCATCCATTTTGGGCATCATAATGTCTAGAACGATAAGGTCTGGCTGAACTTTTTTAGCCTCGGTAACAGCTTCCTGGCCGTTGCGAGCCGAATAAACCTGGTATCCTTCCTTTTTTAGATTATACTCGATCAGCTCGAGAATATCTGGTTCATCATCAACAATTAATATCTTTTGTTTTGAAGATGTGCTCATGAGGTTGAATTTTGGAATAAAAGTACCGGCTTAATTGCACATAGTGATTATGTTAATATTAAGAAATTGTTAAACGTTACTTTTTATTAACATTGTACTCTCACTTGCTAAACGTTTTCTTTAAAAAATCTTCAAGCTCTGGTCCGGTAAGGTTCTTTGCAACAATCTTACCATCAGGGCCAATGATGAAGTTTGAGGGGATAGCCATGATGCGATAAGTCATCTCGGTAGGGCCTTCCCATTTCTTTAAGTCTGATGCCTGTGGCCAGGTCATGTTCAGGCGCTTAACAGCTCCTTGCCATGCGGCTTTATCTTCATCCAGTGAAATACCCAGAATGTTCAGACCTTTATCTTTAAAAGCGGCATACTGTTTTACCACGTTTGGCATCTCCTGCACGCACGGACCGCACCATGAAGCCCAGAAATCAAGCATCACGTATTTGCCGTTATAGTCTGATAGTTTGATAGGCTTGCCATCAATAGAGCCGATAGTAAAATCAGGCGCGATATGACCAATCGATAGCGGTTTTGCCTCGGCCATTGCTTTTTTGAAGGCTAATACAGCCGGGTTGCCGTTAAAATCATCTTTACCCAAATCATCAGCATAAGCAATCAGCTGGCGCTCATATTTATTCTGATCAAGGGTGGTAGCTGCATAAAACGCAGCCAGTTGGGCCTCGTTATTGCGGATGAATTTGATTACTTCGGTGCTGTACTCGTCCTGAATCTGTTTGTATTGCGGAATAAACCGTGCAGCCAATGAGTCAGACTCGTGCCCCAGTTTCTGGGCAGCCTCCTGGTAAGCGGCAGAAACTTTGTTGCTGCGCTCCATAAAGCCGTTGCTCAACTGGTTAAACTCCTGGATTTTTACCGATTCCATTGAGCCAGAGATGCTGTACAGGTGGGTATTATCTGTTAAGTCTGTTTTAAAGGTAATTTCCTGCCCGTTCTCGGCAATCAGGTCAAACACGGTACCACCTACACGCATTTTGTAAATGTTAGGGTAGGGGCTGGCGTGCTTAAAGGTAAACTTGCCGTCTTCGCTTAGGTTGGTAGAGTCAACCACGGTAATACGGTTAGTATCGGCTGCAAGCAGGTAAATCTTTTTTACGTTGCCAGGATTTTTTAGCTCACCGTTAATAGAGAACGAGTTTTTGTCTTTGCAAGAGTAAATGCTCAGCGCCAGCAATGCGGCACCCAACACTTTAATGCTGTTTTTCATATAAATGGGTAAATGATATTTTTTGTAAAACAGTACGTTGCGCAAAGCTGAACGGTGAACAACGCATGTGGTTTATTTTTTCTCTAACGCTTTAACCAGTAGCTGATTGGTTTTCTTAGGGTCTATAC
This region of Mucilaginibacter yixingensis genomic DNA includes:
- the nusA gene encoding transcription termination factor NusA, coding for MSSINLIESFQEFKDFKNIDRPTMMSVLEDVFRSMIRKKYGTDENCDVIVNTDNGDLEIWRTRTIMEDGFSEDDDLEIELAEAHLVDPDLEVGDEFVEQITLESFGRRAILAARQTLVSKILELEKDEIFKKYKDRVGEIITGEVYQVWKKETLVLDDEGNELLLPKSEQIPADYFKKGDNVKAVVHKVDMMNSNPKIIISRTAPEFLQRLFELEVPEIFDGLITIKKIVREPGERAKVAVESYDDRIDPVGACVGMKGSRIHGIVRELKNENIDVINYTNNIQLYIQRALSPAKITSIKLDDEKKTAAVYLKPDQVSLAIGRGGHNIKLAGKLTGYEIDVYREADEAEEDVDIEEFSDEIESWIIDEFKRIGLDTAKSVLALSVGELVKRTDLEEETVREVLSVLQAEFE
- the rimP gene encoding ribosome assembly cofactor RimP; the protein is MNIEQRVKALAEEKIEEINRPDLFVVEVKISPAGNRIGIALDGDKGAGIDDCAAVSRYVGFKLEEENAIEHAYNLEVSSAGIDSPLLLVRQYVKNIGRQVSVKTPDGNKKEGKLLNVTGEGIVIEETVKEKGKKAQLVETLLPMEQIKEIKVLISFK
- a CDS encoding OmpA family protein, whose product is MQIKTAIIGMAIVAGLAGPGCNSLTKTQKGAAIGAGAGGTIGAFIGKAAGNTALGAIIGGAVGGTAGAFIGRNMDRQANEIKQTVPGATVVRQGEGIIVKFDSGILFDVDKTGLKPAAQTNLTQLSKSLENNPQTNILIVGHTDATGSDEHNMDLSIRRAEAVKSYLVKNGVDGSRLSTQGKGKNEPIADNNTADGRAQNRRVEIAIVANDQMKQEAKQSGE
- a CDS encoding response regulator transcription factor, which gives rise to MSTSSKQKILIVDDEPDILELIEYNLKKEGYQVYSARNGQEAVTEAKKVQPDLIVLDIMMPKMDGIEACRIMRTMPEFKNTFMVFLTARSEEYSEIAGFNVGADDYIAKPIKPRALVSRINAILRRNSAPEEVTDNKLEIGDLVIDREAYLVYKAGQKTVLAKKEFELLYLLASKPGKVYTREVILKNIWEDSVVVTNRTIDVHIRKIREKLGENYVSTVKGVGYKFEIL
- a CDS encoding TlpA disulfide reductase family protein, which gives rise to MKNSIKVLGAALLALSIYSCKDKNSFSINGELKNPGNVKKIYLLAADTNRITVVDSTNLSEDGKFTFKHASPYPNIYKMRVGGTVFDLIAENGQEITFKTDLTDNTHLYSISGSMESVKIQEFNQLSNGFMERSNKVSAAYQEAAQKLGHESDSLAARFIPQYKQIQDEYSTEVIKFIRNNEAQLAAFYAATTLDQNKYERQLIAYADDLGKDDFNGNPAVLAFKKAMAEAKPLSIGHIAPDFTIGSIDGKPIKLSDYNGKYVMLDFWASWCGPCVQEMPNVVKQYAAFKDKGLNILGISLDEDKAAWQGAVKRLNMTWPQASDLKKWEGPTEMTYRIMAIPSNFIIGPDGKIVAKNLTGPELEDFLKKTFSK